The DNA segment CGCCGACAAATGCGGCCAGCTGTTCTCCCGCTGGATCGACGTCAAGGCCCTGGACGCCGCCTTCATCTGCGGCCCGCAGGCCATGACCGAGGCCGTGCGCGACCAGCTAAAGGCCAACGGCATGTCCGCCGAGCGCATCCACTTCGAACTGTTCGCCGCCGCCGGCAGCAGTGCCAAGCGCGAAGCCCGCGAGGCTGCTCGCAGCACGGATAGCGCCGTGAGCCAGGTCACCGTGATCAGCGATGGCCGCGAACTGACCTTCGAACTGCCGCGCAACAGCGCGAGCGTGCTGGATGCCGGCAATGCCCAAGGCCTCGAACTGCCCTATTCCTGCAAGGCCGGTGTGTGCTCCACCTGCAAGTGCAAGGTGGTCGAAGGCGAGGTGGAGATGGACAGCAACTTCGCCCTGGAGGACTACGAGGTGGCCGCCGGCTACGTGCTGTCCTGCCAGACCTTCCCGCTCAGCGAAAAAGTCGTTTTGGACTTCGACCAGCTTTAAGTAGCACCCGTAGGAGCGAGCTCTGCTCGCGAAGCTCATGTCACGCGTGCATTCGCGAGCAGAGCTCGCTCCTACGAAAGACCCAAAAAGCAGCACCAGCAGTACCCCGTTCGACACAAGCAGCCTTGCCGTCGGCCGCTGAACGGGCGCCTCGACAATCACAAAAAGAGAGAGCAACCATGACCCCGCAAGACCTCGATCGTATCCGGGAGAACCCGGATTTCATCCAGCTGGTCCGCCGCAAGCAGCGCCTGACCTGGTCCCTGACCGCCGCCATGCTGGTGATCTACTACGGCTTCGTGCTGCTGGTGGCCTTCGCACCCGGCGTGCTCGGCCAGTCCCTTAACGGTGGCGTCACCAGCGTGGGCATGCTGGTGGGCGTGGTCATCATCCTGCTGTCCTTCGCGCTCACCGGCATCTACGTGAAACACACCAACAGCGCCCTCGACCCGCTGAACGACAAACTCAAGCAGGAGTGCGGCCAATGAAAGCACTCACCTCCCTGCTGCTCGCCGCCGGCCTGCTGGCCTCCCAGGGCGCCTTCGCCGCCGACGCCGCCACGCGTCCGCTGAACTGGAACGCCATCTACATGTTCCTGGCGTTCGTACTCTTCACCCTCGGCATCACCCGCTGGGCCGCCCTGCGCACCCGTTCGACCGCCGACTTCTACACCGCCGGCGGTGGTCTTACCGGCTTCCAGAACGGCCTGGCCATCGCGGGCGACATGATCAGCGCGGCCTCGTTCCTCGGCATTTCCGCGATGATGTTCATGAACGGCTACGACGGCCTGCTGTATGCCCTGGGCGTGCTTGCCGGCTGGCCGATCATCCTGTTCCTGATCGCCGAACGCCTGCGCAACCTCGGCAAGTACACCTTCGCCGACGTGGTGTCCTACCGCCTCGAGCAAAGCCCGATCCGCATCACCGCGGCCTTCGGCACCCTGACCGTGGCGCTGATGTACCTGGTGGCGCAGATGGTCGGCGCTGGCAAGCTGATCGAGCTGCTGTTCGGCCTCTCGTACACCCAGGCCGTGATGCTGGTGGGCGTGCTGATGGTCTGCTACGTGACCTTCGGCGGCATGCTGGCCACCACCTGGGTGCAGATCATCAAGGCCGTCCTGCTGCTTTCCGGCACCACTTTCATGGCCTTCATGGTGCTCAAGCACTTCGGCTTCAGCACCGAAGCCATGTTCTCCGCCGCCGCCTCGGTCCACGCCAAGGGCGCGGCCATCATGGCGCCGGGCGGCCTGCTGTCGAACCCCATCGACGCGATATCCCTGGGACTCGGCATGATGTTCGGCACCGCCGGCCTGCCGCACATCCTGATGCGCTTCTTCACCGTGAGCGACGCCAGGGAAGCCCGTAAATCGGTGTTCTACGCCACCGGCTTCATCGGCTACTTCTACCTGCTGCTGATCGTGGTCGGCTTCGGTTCCATCGTCATGGTCGGCACCAATCCCGAGTTCCGCGACGCGGCCGGCGCCATCATCGGCGGAGGCAACATGGTCGCGGTGCACCTGTCCCACGCCGTCGGCGGCAGCCTGTTCCTCGGCTTCATCTCCGCCGTGGGCTTCGCCACCATCCTGGCAGTGGTTGCCGGCCTGGCGCTGTCCGGCGCCTCGGCGGTTTCCCACGACCTGTATGCCTGCGTGATCCGCAAGGGCAAGGCCAGCGAGCGTGAGGAAATGCGCGTCTCGCGTATCGCCACCCTCTGCATCGGTGTGCTGGCGGTGATCCTCGGCCTGCTGTTCGAGTCGCAGAACATCGCCTTCCTCTCCGGCCTGGTGCTGGCCATCGCCGCCTCGGTCAACTTCCCGGTGCTGTTCCTTTCCATGTTCTGGAAAGGCCTGACCACCCGTGGCGCCGTGGCCGGCAGCGTGATGGGCCTGCTGTCCGCCATCGTCCTGCTGGTGTTGAGCCCGGCTGTCTGGGTCAACGTGCTGCACCACGACAAGGCGCTGTTCCCGTATTCCAACCCGGCGCTGTTCTCCATGGTCCTGGCCTTCTTCAGTGCCTGGCTGCTCTCAGTGACCGATGCCTCCGAGCGCGCCAGGGAAGAACGTGGCCGTTACCTGGCCCAGTTCATCCGCTCCATGACCGGCATCGGCGCAGCCGCCGCCAGCCGCCACTGAGCCCTGAACAACCGGACGATGGATACAAGAACAATGACCTATAGCCGTACGACTGCGCCGCTGCTTGCGGCGCTCACCCTGCCCTTTGCCACTTCGGCGCTGGCGGGTTTCATCGAAGACAGCAAGGGCAGCCTGGAGCTGCGCAACCACTACATCAATCGTGACTTCCGCCAGGACGGCGCCGCCCAGTCCAAGGCCGAGGAATGGGGCCAGGGCTTTACCGCGCGCCTCGAATCCGGCTTTACCGAGGGCACGGTCGGCGTCGGCCTCGATGCCATTGGCGAGTTGGGCGTGAAGCTGGACTCCAGCCGCGACCGTCGCGGCACCGGTCTGCTGCCATTCGACCCGGCGACCAAAGAGCCGGTGGACGACTACAGCGAGCTGGGCCTGACCGCCAAGCTACGCGCATCGAAAAGCGTGCTGCGCCTGGGCACCCTGCAGCCCTTGCTGCCGGTGGCCACCTACAACGACACCCGCTTGCTCTCCTCTACCTTCCAGGGCGGCATGCTGACCAGCCAGGAGCTGGCCGGCCTCACCTTCAACGGCGGCCGCCTGACCCGCGCCAACCTGCGCGACTCCTCCGGCCGCGATGACATCGGCTACGGCGCTGCCACCAGCGATGCCTTCGACTTCGCCGGCGGCAGCTACGCCATCAACCCGCAACTGGCGGTCAGCTACTACTACGGCTTGCTGGACGACATCTATCGCCAGCAGTTCGTCGGCCTGGTGCACACGCTGCCGTTGCCCGGCGGCTTCAACCTGAAGAGCGACATCCGCTACTTCGACAGCCGTGGCGATGGCGTCGAGCGCACGGGGGAAATTGACAACCGCAACTTCAACGGCATGTTCAGCCTGGGCAAGGGCGCGCATCGGATCAGCGCGGCGTTCCAGCGCATGTCCGGCGACAGCGCCTTTCCCTTCCTCAACGGCGGCGACCCCTACGTGGTCAACCTGGTGACGTTCAACACCTTCACCCGCGCCGAGGAAGACGCCTGGCAACTGCGCTACGACTACGACTTCGCCTCCCTCGGCATCCCGGGCCTGACCTTCATGACCCGCTATGTCGACGGCCGCAACGTCAAGACCGCGACCGGCGACGACGGCGCGGAATGGGAACGCGACAGCGACCTCGCCTACGTGATCCAGAGCGGTGCATTCAAGGGCGTGAGCCTGCGCTGGCGCAACGTCACCTTCAGGTCCGGCAATGGCCTGACCACCGATATCGACGAGAACCGCCTGATCCTCGGCTACACCCTGGCCCTCTGGTAAGGCAGGAAAAACCCGTAGGAGCGAGCTCTGCTCGCGATTGGCCACGATTCGCAAGCAGAGCTTGCTCCTACAAACGAGCAACCAGGCCGGCGCCGAGAACGCCGGCCCTTCACGGAGAAATCCTCATGAGTAACGCCCCCACGCTGCAAAGCTTCATCGGCGGTCGCTGGATCGGCCAGCAAGGCGCCCAGGCACTGCGCAGTGCCATCGACGGCAGCACGATCGCCCGCGCCCACGAGGAAGCCCTGGACTTCTCCGAAGCCGTCGAACACGGCCGCAAACGCGGCATCGCCAGCCTCATGGCGCTGGACTTCCAGCAGCGCGCGGCGCGCCTCAAGGCCCTGGCGCTGTACCTGAACGAACGCAAGGAACAGCTCTACGCGCTGTCACGCCACAGCGGCGCCACCCGTGCCGACAGCTGGATCGACATCGAGGGCGGCACCAGCACCCTGTTCAGCTACGCCGGCGTCGGCGCCCGCGAACTGCCCTCCGGCAACATCGTGCATGAAGGTCCGGCCATACCGCTGGGCAAGCAGGGCACCTTCGCCGGCACCCACATCCTGGTGCCGCGCGGCGGCCTGGCCGTGCACATCAACGCCTTCAACTTCCCGATCTGGGGGATGCTGGAGAAGTTCGCACCGAGCTT comes from the Pseudomonas sp. TCU-HL1 genome and includes:
- a CDS encoding DUF485 domain-containing protein produces the protein MTPQDLDRIRENPDFIQLVRRKQRLTWSLTAAMLVIYYGFVLLVAFAPGVLGQSLNGGVTSVGMLVGVVIILLSFALTGIYVKHTNSALDPLNDKLKQECGQ
- a CDS encoding OprD family porin, which gives rise to MTYSRTTAPLLAALTLPFATSALAGFIEDSKGSLELRNHYINRDFRQDGAAQSKAEEWGQGFTARLESGFTEGTVGVGLDAIGELGVKLDSSRDRRGTGLLPFDPATKEPVDDYSELGLTAKLRASKSVLRLGTLQPLLPVATYNDTRLLSSTFQGGMLTSQELAGLTFNGGRLTRANLRDSSGRDDIGYGAATSDAFDFAGGSYAINPQLAVSYYYGLLDDIYRQQFVGLVHTLPLPGGFNLKSDIRYFDSRGDGVERTGEIDNRNFNGMFSLGKGAHRISAAFQRMSGDSAFPFLNGGDPYVVNLVTFNTFTRAEEDAWQLRYDYDFASLGIPGLTFMTRYVDGRNVKTATGDDGAEWERDSDLAYVIQSGAFKGVSLRWRNVTFRSGNGLTTDIDENRLILGYTLALW
- a CDS encoding cation acetate symporter — encoded protein: MKALTSLLLAAGLLASQGAFAADAATRPLNWNAIYMFLAFVLFTLGITRWAALRTRSTADFYTAGGGLTGFQNGLAIAGDMISAASFLGISAMMFMNGYDGLLYALGVLAGWPIILFLIAERLRNLGKYTFADVVSYRLEQSPIRITAAFGTLTVALMYLVAQMVGAGKLIELLFGLSYTQAVMLVGVLMVCYVTFGGMLATTWVQIIKAVLLLSGTTFMAFMVLKHFGFSTEAMFSAAASVHAKGAAIMAPGGLLSNPIDAISLGLGMMFGTAGLPHILMRFFTVSDAREARKSVFYATGFIGYFYLLLIVVGFGSIVMVGTNPEFRDAAGAIIGGGNMVAVHLSHAVGGSLFLGFISAVGFATILAVVAGLALSGASAVSHDLYACVIRKGKASEREEMRVSRIATLCIGVLAVILGLLFESQNIAFLSGLVLAIAASVNFPVLFLSMFWKGLTTRGAVAGSVMGLLSAIVLLVLSPAVWVNVLHHDKALFPYSNPALFSMVLAFFSAWLLSVTDASERAREERGRYLAQFIRSMTGIGAAAASRH